The DNA segment CTCCCCCGCTTTCCACATCTCCAGTCACCCTGCCGACTCCTGCCGCGGGAGGCATCAGCCGCGCCTCGTGCCTGCGGCGAGGTCGACGGCGCGCTCGTAGACGATCTCGTCGAGACCCGGGCTTCCCCCGGACTCGTCGATCAGGCGGACGAGGGCACTGCCGACGACCACTCCGTCGGCGAGCTTCGCCACGGCCGCGACCTGCGGCCGGGTCGAGATGCCGAAACCGACCGCGAGAGGCAGCCTGAGCTTCTTGCCGAGCGCCCGGACTTCGCCCGCCAGGGCCGCCGGCAGCTCGCGCTTCTCGCCAGTCACTCCGGTGCGCGAAACGTAGTAGACGAAACCGCTTCCCAGCCGCGCCACCGCTCGTACCCGGTCGCGGGTCGAGGTCGGCGCGAGGAGGAAGATGGCGTCGAGGCCGTGCGCCCGCAGCGCGTCGAGGTACTCGCCCTCGGCCTCCTCCGGCGGCAGATCGACGCACAGGACGCCATCGACGCCCGACGCTGCGGCATGCTCGGCGAAACGCGCGACGCCGTAGGCGTGAATTGGATTGAAGTAGGTGAAGAGGACGACCGGGATGCCGAGCCGCGGCTGCAGGCGGGCCACCAGCGCGAGGATCCCGACCAGGGTCGTGCCCGAGGCGAGAGCGCGCGCCGCCGCGGCCTGATTCACCGGCCCGTCGGCAATCGGATCGCTGAACGGCACTCCGAGCTCGAGGATGTCGGCCCCCGCCGCCGCGAGCGCGATGGCGAGCCGCTCGGTCGCCGCGAGATCGGGATCGCCGGCGGTGATGTAGGGGATGAACGCCGCCCGGCGCTCGCTCTTGGCGCGCGCGAAAGCCTGCGTCAGGGGACGCGCGGCGGCGGCGGCCCGGCGGGCTCCCAGAAGACTCAGGACCTTCATGCCTTCCTCCTCCCTGGCTTCGCTGCAGGTGCCGCCCCGGAAGCCGGATGTCCGGCGTCCCATCCGATGACCGACTCGAGATCCTTGTCGCCGCGTCCGGAGAGGTTCACCAGCAGCACGTGTCGGCGCGACAGCTTCGACGCCCGCTTCATCGCCTCGGCGACCGCGTGGGCGCTCTCGAGCGCCGGCAGGATTCCCTCGGTCCGGGCCAGCCGGTGGAACGCCGCGATCGCCTCCGCGTCGGTCGCGCTGGTGTACTCGACCCGGCCGAGCTGGCGCAGCAACGCGTGCTCCGGTCCGACTGCCGGATAGTCGAGCCCCGCCGAAACCGAATGAGTGGCCGCCACCTGACCGTCCGCATCCTGCAGCACCATCGTGCGCGTGCCGTGCAGCACGCCGAGCGCGCCGCCGTCGCGGGCGAAGCGCGCCGCATGCTCCCCCAGCCCCTTGCCGCGGCCGCCCGCCTCCACCCCGATGAGGCGCACGGTCGGATCCTCGAGAAAGGCCGAAAAGAGACCGATCGCGTTCGAGCCTCCGCCGACGCAGGCGATCGCGGCGTCGGGACCCTTACGCCCGGTGCGCTTCAGGATCTGGCGCTTCGCCTCCTCGCCGATCACGCGATGGAAGTCGCGCACCATGCGCGGAAACGGATCGGGTCCCAGGACGGAGCCCAGGATGTAGTGCGTCGTGCGCACGTTCGTCACCCAGTCGCGCATCGCCTCGTTGATCGCGTCCTTCAGGGTCTTCGACCCGGAAGCGACCGGCACGACCTCGGTGCCGAGGAGCCGCATTCGTTCGACGTTGGGATGCTGGCGACGCATGTCCTCCTCACCCATGTAAACGACGCAGTCGAGGCCGAGCAGAGCCGCGGCGGTCGCGGTCGCGACGCCGTGCTGGCCGGCACCGGTCTCGGCGATCACTCGCTTCTTCTTCATCGCCCGCGCGAGGAGAGCCTGACCGAGAGCGTTGTTGATCTTGTGCGCACCGGTATGCAGGAGGTCTTCGCGCTTGAGAAAGATGCGTGCCCCGCCGAGCTCGGTCGACAGGCGCTCGGCGAAGGTGAGCGGCGTCGGACGGCCGACGTAATTGTGCAGCAGCTCGTCCAGCTCCTCGCGAAAGCGCCGGTCGCGCGACAGCCTGTCGTAAGCGCGCGCCAACTCCTCGAGCGGCGCCATCAGGGTCTCGGGCGCAAATCGCCCACCGAACGGCCCGAACCGGCCGCGCTCGTCGGGTCCCGTCGACATTCTCTTCCTAAGTCCGGCCACGTTTGAGCTCCTCGAACAGCATCTTCATTCTCCGCGGATCCTTGACGCCCGGGCTGACCTCCACTCCCGAATTGACGTCGACCCCATCTGCGGCGCTCTCGGTGAGCGCCCGCCGCACGTTCTCGGGCGAGATACCGCCCGCGATGATCATCGGCTTCGGCGACCGCACCTCGCGCAGCCCCCGCCAGTCCCAGGTGATGCCGGTGCCGCCGAAGAGCTTGGCGCTCGGTGTGTCGACGAGGAAGCCCCAGACGTGCGGGTGCCGCGCGATATGCACCGGCGTCACCGGGAGGCTGCGGAAGACCTTGATCGCCCGCTTGCCGAGGACCGCCACCTCATCGGGCCACTCGTCGCCGTGCAGCTGCGCGAAGTCGAGGCCGATCGTATCCATGATCGCCATGAGCTCGCGGCTGGGGGTATTCACGAAGACGCCGACCGTGCGCACCTGGCCGCGCACCGCATCGGCGATTTCCCGCGCCTTGCCGAGCGAGAGGCTGCGAGGACTGCGTGGAAACAGATTGAGCCCCAGGAAGTCGGCGCCGAGCGCCGCGGCGATCATGGCGTCGTGGACGCGCGTGATGCCGCAGATCTTGACCAGCGGTCTCATGCGAAGAGCTCCGCGAGCTTCTCCGCCGGATTCCCGCCGAGAAGGAGGCTCTCGCCGACGAGGAAGGCGTCGAAGCCGGCGGCGCGCAGCCGCTCGACGTCGGAGCGCTTCGCGATGCCGCTCTCCGCGACGGCGAGCGCCAGCGGCGGCAGCTTCGGGCGCATGCCGATCGAATGCTCGAGATCGACCTCGAATGTGCGCAGGTCGCGGTTGTTCACTCCGATCATCTCCCACTCGGCTCCGGCGAGCAGGTCGAGATCGGACAGGTCGTGGGTCTCGACGAGCGGAGCGAGGCCGCGCTCGCGCGACGCCGCCGCCCAACCGGCGAGCTCGACGGCCGAATAGAGCGCGGCGACGAGCAGGATGGCGTCGGCCCCGGCCTCGACCGCCCAGTCGAGCTGGCGGAGGTCGACCACGAACTCCTTGGCGATCGCCGGCAGACCGCAGGCGGCCTTGCAGGCGGCGAGCAGCTCGTAGCTGCCGAAGAAGTAATCCGGCTCGACCACCACCGAGAGAGCCGCCGCCCCCGCCGCGGCGTAGGCCGCGGCCTGGGCCACCGGGTCGAACCGGCCGGCGAGCGAGCCGAGGCGAGGCGAGCCCATCTTCACCTCGGCGATGACTGCCCTACCGCGCCGTGCAGCCAGCGCCGACACGAACGGATTGTCGGGCGCGCCAGAAAGCGAAAAGCTTCCGGTAAATGAAGGTGGCGTCCGGTGCACAGGGGAGACTCCCAGGCGCTGGCGGCGGCTGGCGACGATGCGTTGCAGGATGTCGGCGGGCGGCACTGGGTTGTTTTTCCTTTACTGGAAGCTTTTCAGCGCCAGAAGTTTCGCATGCGCCGCGCCGGAGACAAGCACGGCCCTCGCCATCTCGACACCCTCGGCAATCGAGGCGGCCCTCCCGCCCACATAGAGCGCCGCGCCGGCGTTCAGGGCGACGATATCGGTGAGCGCGCCGGTCTCGCCCTCCAGCAACTCCAGCAGCCGGGTCGCGTTCTCCTCCGGAGCGCCTCCGGCGAGGGCTTCGGGCGCAGCGCGCCGGACTCCGGCCGATTCCGGAGTGAGCTCATACGTCTCGACCTCCCCTTGCCGCACTTCGGCGACGTGGGTGAGGGTCGTGGTGGTGATCTCGTCGAGGCCGTCGTCGCCGTGCACGACGAGCGCGTGCTCGCATCCCAGCGCCGCGAGGACCCGCGCCACCGGCTCGACGCGGTCACGGGCGTAGACCCCGATCAGCTGCCGGCGCGCCGCCGCAGGGTTGGTGAGTGGCCCGAGGAGGTTGAAGATCGTCCGCACGCCGAGCGCCCGCCGCACCGGCACGACGGCCCGGGTCGCGGGATGGTGCGTCGGAGCGAACAGGAACGCGATTCCGATCTCCTCGAGCTGGCGCCCGGAGGTCGCGGGCGCAACCTCGACCGGCAACCCCAGCGCGACGAGGAGATCCGCGCTCCCGGAGCGCGACGAGACCGCGCGGTTGCCGTGCTTGGCGACGGTCGCTCCCGCCGCCGCCGCGACGAACGCCGCCGCGGTCGAGATGTTGAACGTTCCGCGGCCGTCGCCACCGGTGCCGCAGGTGTCGATCACCTCGGCGATGGCGTGGGGTACGCCTCGCACCCGGGCCCGCATCGCCTCCACCGCGCCGGCGATCTCGTCCGTGGTCTCCCCTTTCATCGCCAGGGCGACGAGCAGCGCGGCGATCTGGCTCTCGGCGAGCTCGCCGTCCATGATCCGCCCGAAGAGCGCCGCGACCTCCTCGCGCCGCAGATCCTCGCGGTCGAGCAGGCGCTGGAGCAGGTGCGCCGGTTCGCTCATTCGGCGACCGCCACCGGCAGCCCGCAGCGGGCGAGGAAGTTGGTGACGATCCGCGGCCCCGCGACCGTCAGGACCGACTCGGGGTGGAACTGGACGCCCCAATAGGGCAGTTCCCGGTGCCGTAAAGCCATGACGATTCCGTCGTCGCTCCAGGCGATCGCCTCGAGCTCGGGCGGCAGGGTCGCTTCGCGCACCTCGAGCGAGTGGTAGCGCGTCGCTTCGAACGGGTTCGGGACGCCGGCGAAGATTCCCTCGCCCGAGTGCCGCACCGCCGAGGTCTTGCCGTGCATCAGCACCGGTGCGCGATCGACCGTGGCGCCGAACGACTCCCCCAGCGCCTGATGCCCGAGGCAGACGCCGAAAATCGGCAGGTCCGGGCGCCGCGCGAGCAGCGGGACGCAGACGCCGGACTCCCCGGGCCGGCCGGGGCCGGGAGAGAGCAGGATCCCGGCCGGGCGCATCGCCAGGAGCTCGTCGACCGTCGCGGCATCGTTCCGGACCACGACCGGCTCGGCTCCGGCGACCGCCAGCAGCTGCACCAGGTTGTAGGTGAACGAGTCGTAGTTGTCGATCACCAGGATCATCGTTCCAGCTCCTCGGCGAGGGCGACCGCAGCGAGAAGCGCCGCGGCCTTGTTCTCGGTCTCCTGCTCCTCCCGCCCCGGGTCGGAATCGGCGACGATGCCGGCGCCGGCAGTCACCGAGACCTCCGAACTGCCGGAGCCATCGTTCGACTTTCTGGCGACGAGCGTGCGGATCGTAATGCAGGTGTCGAGGTCGCCGGAAAAAGAGAGGTAGCCGGTGGCTCCGGCATAGAGTCCGCGCGACTCCGGCTCGAGCCGGTCGAGGATCTCGATCGCGCGGATCTTCGGCGCGCCCGAGACCGTCCCGGCGGGGAAAGCCGCCAGGAGCGCGTCGAGAGCGGACTTGCCCGGGGCGAGCTCCGCTTCGACGCTCGAAACCAGGTGAAGAACGTGCGAGTACTGTTCGACCTCGAGGAAGCTCTCGACCGAGACACTCCCCGGTGTCGCCACACGCCCCAGGTCGTTTCTCCCGAGGTCGACCAGCATCACGTGCTCGGCGCGCTCCTTCGGGTCGGCAAGGAGCTCCGCGGCGAGGGCGCGGTCAGCCTCGGCATCCGCACCGCGGCGCCGGGTGCCGGCGATCGGGCGGGTCACCAGCCGGTCGCCGGTCTTCTTGACGAGCATCTCCGGAGAGGCGCCGATGAGGGCGACCTCCGGGAACTCGAGCAGCACCATGTAGGGGCTCGGGTTCACCCGCCGCAGCGCGCGGTAGAGCGCCTCGGGCGTGGCTTCGGAAGCGAGTCGGAAGTGTCGCGCCAGGACGACCTGGAAGATGTCCCCGGCCAGAATGTGCTCCTTCGCGAGGGTCACCGCGCGCTGGAAGTCCGGCCCCGAGAGACTCGTCTCGGGAGCGCGGTCGAGGACCGGCCGCTCCTCCGGCAGCCGGATTGCGCGCACCCGGACATCGCGCGCCAGCGCGCCTTCGAGGCGGTCGAGGGCGCGTTCGGCCTCCGCCGCCGTCGTCTCGCCCTCGATCTCGTTGGCGACGAGCAGCAGTCGCTGCTGGGCATGGTCGAAAGCGATGACTTCGTCGAACCGCCCGAGGATCGCGACCGGCAGCCCCCAGGGATCGGGCGGCCGCGAAGGAATCCGCTCGACGAGCCGCACCAGATCGAAGCCGAACGTGCCGACGAAACCGCCGGCGAAAGGGACCGGCAGCTCGGGCGTCGAGTAGCCTTCGACGACCGCCCGGAGCGCGGCGAGCGGCGGTCCAGGGAGATCGCTCCTCCGGCCGTCGCGCTCCACCTCCAGGCGATCCGGATAGAGGCGATAGATCTCGCGCGGCGCGGCGCCGAGAAAGCTGAAGCGCGCCACCTGTTCGCCGCCGGTGACGCTCTCGAAGAGAAAGCGCACCGGCGAGAGCGCCTTGAGGCGCTGATAGACCGCGAGCGGCGTCACCGTCTCGGCCAGCAGCTCACGCAGGTGCGGAGTCACTCTCTTCATCTTGCCTTCTTTTCTGACGACCCTGGCCGCGGTGGCTCGCGCCGCTCGGCTTGCGTCGTTGCGGACGCAGCGCTGCTTCTCGGTAAAGGGAGGCTGTTGTCCACCGCGGGACTCGCTCGTCCCTGGTGGCGCGCGGAGAGCTCGCGGGCGAGGTCCAGCGTCGTCACGCCGTTCGCGCGCAGCAGCACGAGGAGGTGAAAGAGCAGATCGCTCGCCTCTTCGACCAGCCGTTGCTTCTGTTCGCGCCCTGAGCCTCGCGCCTCCGGCGCGGGGAGCTGCGTCCGGGAAGGCAGCGAGTCTGCCGGATGCAACGCCTCCCCTTTACCGGTCCTTTCGCCTTCCGGATCGCGAGCGTGGTGCGATGCGAGCGCGGCGATGACGACCTCGGTCGCCTCCTCGCCGACCTTCTGCGCCATGCGCTCGATGCCTTCGGCGAAGAGTCGCGCCGTGTAGCTCGCTTCCGGGTCGGCGCTGGCGCGAGCCGCGATGATGCGTTCGAGTGCTCCGAGGTCGAGACCCGCGCCCACTTCTCCGGCGGAGAAATCGGCATCGAAGCAGCTGGTGGCGCCGGTGTGGCAGGCGGGCCCTGCAGGAATCACCCGCAGGAGCAGGCTGTCGCCGTCGCAGTCGCGCTCGATCGAGACGAGCCGCAGGACGTTCCCGGAGGTCTCGCCCTTGCGCCAGAGGGCTCGTCGGCTGCGGCTCCAGAAATGCGCTTCGCCGGTCGCAAGAGTCATCGCTACGGCATCGGCGTTCGCCCAGGCGAGCATCAGGACGCGGCCGCTGAAGGCGTCCTGCGCGACCACAGGCAGGAGGCCTGCAGCGTCGTAGCGCAGGACTGCGGGGTCGAACTCTGCCAACGAAGACTCAGCGCTCACGAGACCCCCCTTACTGGAAACCCTTGTGCTGCAAGGTAGCGCTTCAACCCGGACACCGAAATCTCCTCGCGATGAAAGAGGCCGGCGGCGAGAACGGCGGCGGCGCCGGCGCCGAGCGCGGCGGCGAAGTCCTCCACCCGGCCGGCACCGCCCGAGGCGATGATCGGGATGTTCACCCGGGCGGCGGCCGCCGCAAGGAGATCGCAGTCGAAGCCGTCGCCCGTGCCGTCCCGGTCGATACTGGTCAGCAGGAGCTCACCGGCGCCGCGCTCGATCCCCTCGGCGATCCAGTCGAGCGCGTCGAGACCGGTCCGCTGACGGCCGCCCCGCGTGACGACCTCCCAACCGTCCCCGCCCTGCGCCGGCGTCCTGCGGCGCGCGTCGACGGAGAGCACGACGCACTGGCGGCCGTAGCGCTCGGCGAGCTCGGTCAGAAGGCCGGGACGCGCCACCGCTGCCGAGTTGACCGCCACCTTGTCGGCGCCGGCCGCGAGCAGATCGCGCGCATCGTCGAGGCTGCGCACTCCGCCGCCGACGGTGAGCGGAATGAAGACGCTGGCGGCGACCTCCTCGATCCAGGCGAGCGCCGGCCCGCGGCGCTCGTGCGAGGCGGCGACGTCGAGGAAGACAATCTCGTCGGCCCCCGCCGGCCCTTCGAGGCAGTAGCGCTGCGCCATTTCAGCGGGCGAACCCAGAACGGCCAGGTCCGCGAACCGCACCCCCTTCACCACCTTGCCGTCCGCGACATCGAGGCAGGGGATCACCCGGCAGGCAAGCGCCGTGGCTCCGGCGCCGCCGGCGGCACCGGCGAGCGGCGATGCCGCCGTGTTCATGCCGGCACCTCTGCCATCGAAGCGCGCAGCGCCTCGATGGCAGAGGGCAGATCGAGCCTGCCCTCGTAGAACGCCCGGCCGACGATGACTCCCGAGAGCTCGGGATGCGCAGCGGCAGCGACGATATCGCCCGCTCCGGAAACGCCTCCCGAGACGATTGCCCTCACCCCGAGAGCGCGCGCCACGCTGACCGCAAGGTCGAGATTCGGACCGTTCAGCATCCCGTCGCGGGCAATGTCCGTGACGAGCGCTTCGAGAAAAAGTCCGGTAAAGGGAAGAAGCTGCTTCAGCACCTCGTCGAGGCCCAGCGCGGTGCCCTCACGCCAGCCGGCTGCGCGAAGCTCGTCGCCGGCGAACTCGAGAGCGGGAACGATTCGACCGGGAGACTGTGCTGCCGCGCGCCCGAAGCCTGCGGGGTCGCGCACCACCATCGATCCGGCGATGACGCGATCGAACCCGCTCTCGAGAGCGGCGCGCAGCAACTCGGCGGTCCGCAAGCCACCCCCTAGCTGAAGCTTTTCGCGCTTCGCCGCCCGCGCCAGTTTCGCCAACGCACCCACTTGTCGTGGCTCTCCGAAAGCAGCGTCGAGGTCGACGATGTGCACACGCTCGGCGCCGGCTTCCTGAAAACGCGCCAGCACTTCGAGCGGGTCGGCGGCGTAGACCGTCGCTTCGGCGTCGCGCCCCTGCGCCAGGCGGACGACCTCGCCGCGCCGCAGATCGATCGAAGGTATCAGTTGCATGCGCCGTCTCCCCCGGAGAGCGCCAGGAAGTTGCGCAGCACCCGCAAACCCGCCTCGCCGCTCTTTTCGGGATGGAACTGGGTGCCGCAGATGCGGTCCCGCGCCGAGACGGCTGCGAACCTTCTGCCGTGCAGCGCGGTCGCCACGGTCTCGGTGTCCGGCTTTCCGGGGGCGCCGTCGCCTGCGTCGGCGTCGGGCGCGAAGCTGTGCACGAAGTAGACGTAGGCGTCGCTTTCGAGGCCATCGAGCAGCGGATGCGGCGAGTGCGTTTCGAGCCGGTTCCAACCGATGTGCGGCAGGGAGACGGTCGCCGGAAGCTCGGTAATCCGGCCGGCGAGCAGGGCGAGCCCGCCGGTGGCACCGAACTCGTCGCTGCCCTCGAAGAGCAGCTGGTAGCCGACGCAGATCCCGAGAAGATGAGCGCCCCCCGCGAGCGCCGCGCGCAGCGCCTCCTCGAGCGCGCCCCGAAGGCGCTCGCGGGGCGGACGGAAGGCACCCACACCGGGCAGCACGATACGGCGCGCCACGCGCACGGCGGCGGGATCCGCAGAGACGATCGGCCGCGCACCGGCCGCCGTGAGCGCGCGCGCCACGTTGCCGAGATTGCCGACGCCGAGGTCGAGGATCAGGGGTTCGGCGCTCATCGGGCGAGCGTCCCTTTGGTACTCGGGATCTCCGCGGTCGACCCGGCGCCTTCGCGCAGGGCCACCGCCTGCCGCAGAGCCACCGCCACCGCCTTGAAGCAGGCCTCGGCGACATGGTGCGGATTGCGCCCGGCCACAACGGTCAGGTGGAGCGTCAGACGCCCGCGATCGGCGAGCGCCTGGAAGAAGTCGGCGACCAGGGTGAGCGGGAACTCGCGCGTCACCCAGGCCTGCTCGAGCTCCGGCGGCAGGGTCCAGACGAAGTAGCCGCGGCCGGAGAGATCGATCACGGCCCGCGCCAGCGCCTCGTCGAGCGGCGCGTAGGCGTGCGCGAAACGCACCACGCCTCGGCGCTCGCCGAGCGCCCCGGCGAGCGCCTCGCCCAACACGAGCCCGGTGTCCTCCACCGTGTGATGCAGGTCGACCGAAGTATCACCCAGCGCCGCCAGCCGCAGACCGATTCCGGAATGCGTCGCGAGCGCCTCGAGCATGTGACCGAGAAAGCCGTTCGGAACGGTGATCGAGGTCGCTGTTCCTGACTCGAGATCCAATTCGACTTCGATTCGGGTTTCCTTCGTCTGGCGCTGGACGCTAGCTCGTCTCATCGCGGCTCCTGAAGCGAAAGGCTTCCAGTAAACGAAAAGTGACCGTTCAGCGCTCGTGCCGTGGCCCGGAGGGCCGCGCCGGTTCCGACGGAGAATCGCAGGCATCCTTCGAGGCCGGGTCCGGCGGAAACGTCGCGCACTCGAATCCCGCGCTCTGCGAGCGACCCCTTTACCAGCAGGCTTCTCTCTTTGCTGTTTCTCACCAACAGAAAATTCGCTTCGGAAGCGAAGACTTCCTCTTGGCTCGCCGCGAGCAGCGCGCGCCACTGCGCGCGCCGCGCGACGAGCAGGCGGACGCGACGCTCGACGAGCGCGGCGTTGTCGAGCGCCAGCTCGCCGGCGATGGCGCCGGCCTGGCCGAGGTTGTAGGGCAGCTTCACCTTGACGATCTCGCTCACCAGGTCCGGCGCGCCGAGAAGGTAGCCGAGGCGGAGGCCCGCGAGCGACCAGGCCTTGGAGAAGGTGCGGAAGATCACCAGGTTCGGATGCCGGGCGAGGAGTGGCCGGTAGTCGAAGCGGCAGAACTCGCCGTAGGCGTTGTCGAGCAGCAGCGGCGCGTCGGCATCCGCGAGCTTCGCCGCCCAGCGCGCGATCGTCGCCGGGGGGATCGCCTCGCCGGTCGGGTTGTTCGGCGAGGCGACGAGGACCGTCCGGCGCGGATCGCGGTCGATCTCGAGCTCGAGCTCGTCGGTCGGCAGCGCGAGGTCGGCGCGCGGTCCGATCGCCCGGTAGCGCGCGCCCGACTGGAGCGCGAAGACCGGATAGAGCCCGAAGCTCGGCGCGAGACCGAGAATCTCCCGCCCGGGACCGCCGACCGCGGCCATCGTCGCCGCGAGCAGCTCGTTCGAGCCGTTGCCGGCGAGCACGCCTTCGGGCATCCAGTCGTGGGCCGCAGCCAAACGCTCGCGCAGCCGCGCGGCATGAAAGTCCGGATAGCGCGCCCACTCGCGATCGAGCAGACGACGGGCGACCTCCTCCTTGATGCGCCGCGGCAGCTCCCACGGCACCTCGTTCTGGTCGAGCTTGAAGCGGCAGGGCGAGAGGTCGAGGGTATAGGCGCCGAGCGCCTGCACCTCGGGGCGCACGTAACGACTCATGCCCCACCTCGCCGAGCGGCGGCAGCGGCCGCGTGCGCCGGCAGCCCTTCGGCCTCGGCGAGAGCTGCCGCAGCCTTCGCGAAGCGCTCCGCCGCCGCCGGTTCGTGAACTTCGATGCGGTGGGTCCGGCGGCGAAAGCTCTCGACCGAGAGACCGGAGGCGAAGCGCGCCGTACCGCACGTCGGCAGGACGTGACTCGGGCCCGCGACATAGTCGCCGAAGACCTCGGGCGTGCGCGCGCCGACGAAGACCGCCCCGGCGCTCCCGAAGCGCGGCGCTGCCGCCTCGACCTCCGCCCCGACGAGCTGCAGGTGCTCCGGCGCGATCTCGCTGGCGAGCGCCACCGCGGCGGCGAGGTCGGCGACCAGCAGCGCGCCACCGTAGCCGCGCAGCGCGGCGAGAGCCGTGTCCGCCGTCGCGAGCGCCGGCAGCTGGCGCTCGACTGCCGACGCCACGCGCACCGCCAACCGGCGCGAAGTCGTCACGAGAAGCGCCGCGGCGCGCGGATCGTGCTCGGCCTGCGCCAGGAGATCGGCGGCGATCCACTCCGCATCGGCCTCTTCCCCGGCCACGATGACGACCTCGGAGGGGCCCATCAAGCCGTCGATGGCGACGACGCCTGCGACCTGCCGCTTCGCCGCGGTCACCCAGGCGTTGCCCGGACCCGCGATGGCGTCGACCCGTCGCACCGACTCGGTGCCGTAGGCCAGCGCCGCGACGGCATGCGCTCCGCCGACGCCCCAGATCTCGTCGACTCCGAGCCGCGCCAGCGTATAGCGCAGGACCGGCTGCGCGAGGTAGGTCCGTGCGGGCGTCGCGACCACGATCTCCGAGACCCCGGCGACCTGGGCCGGTACAGCCGTCATGATTGCGGTCGAGGGGTAGCTCGCCCGCCCTCCGGGCACGTAGAGACCGACGCGAGCGAGTGGCTGCACGACCTCCGCGAGGGTCACCCCCGCGCACTCGACGCTGAAACCGTCGCCCGCAGCCCGGAGCTGTGCGCGATGGAAGTGCCCGACGTTCTCGATCGCCAGCTCGACCGCGTCCTGGACCGCCGGCGTGACATTGCGCCAGCCGCCGTCCCCGGGGAGCGGTGCGAGCCGCAGGTCGGCCATCGTGCTGGCGGCAGCGCAGCCATCATGGGCGCGCGCCGCATCGAGCAACGCCGCGTCGCCGCCCTTGCGAATGGCGGCGACGATGCGGCGCGCCGTCTTCTCCACCCGGGTATCGAGAACGGTCGCCAGGCGCAGGGCGATGCGCCGCCGGAGCCGAAGTCCCGCTGGCCGGTCGGAGTGCACGATGCGCAGGGCTTTCATGCCGCGACTCCCGCCCGTTCCAGACGGCCCAGGAGGCCGGTGAGCTCGGCGCGCCGCATCTGCCATGCGGCACGATGGACCACGAAGCAGGGGGCGATCTCGCGCACCGGCTCGATCTCCGCGAGGCCGTGCGCCCGGAGCGTCGAGCCGCTCTGCACGATGTCGAGGATGAAGTCGGCGAGGCCCACCAGCGGCGCGAGCTCGATCGAGCCCGAGAGCTCGAGAATCTCGGCGCTCCAGGGCTGGCGCTCGAGAAAGCGCTCCGCCGTGCGGGGATACTTGGTGGCGAGCCTCACCTGCTCCCCGGCACCCGGCAGCGCTCGCCCCGCGCGGCCGATGAGCGACAGACGGCTGCGCCCCCCGGCGAGCTCGAGCGGTACGAGCAGGTCGCCATCGACCTCGTCGAGCACGTCGCGGCCGACGATGCCGCAGTCTGCGACCCCGCGCCCAACGTAGAGCGGCAGGTCGCGGTCCTTGAGCAGCAGGACTTCGAGGCCGAGCTCCGGAAAGACGTGCCAGAGCCGGCGCGAATCGCGCGCCGCCGCACTGTCGAGTCCGGAGAGATCGAGACCGCCGGCCGCGAAGGCCGCGAGCGCGGTTTCGAGGTTGCGGCCCTTGGGTAGCGCGAGGCGGATCAAGAGAGCTCCTCCTGAATTCTGGGCTCGGTCAACGCATCGAGTCGGATCGAGAATCCGACCGCGGCGACTTCGGCCCCGAGCTTGCGAAAGAGGGCGTCGTAGCGCCCGCCGCTCGCCACCGGCCGGGCACGCCCAGGGAGGTAGGCACGCAGCACCAGGCCATCGTAGTAGGACCGGAAATCGCGACCACCCGACTCTCCGGTCGCGGCGGCGATGGCGAGTGTCGAGAAGTCGGCGAACTCCGCCAGATCGATCGTGACCGCGACCGTGGGTTCGAGGCGCGCCAACTCCCGCCGCAGTTCCTCCAGCCTGGCGAGGGCGGCCGCACCGCGCACCCCGAGCGCCTCGCCCGCGCGCGGTGAGCCCTGGTCGAGGATCTCGCCGATCGCTGTCTGCACGGCGACTGCGCCGGCCGCGGCGGCCCCGCCCGATGCTGTGCCGGCGGTCGGGCTCGAGGCTCCCAGGCGCGCGGCGCCACGCTCCCGGCGCGCGACCGCCCGCGCGAGCTCTGGAGCCCGCTCGCGACCGACCGCCGCCACGAGAAGATC comes from the Thermoanaerobaculia bacterium genome and includes:
- the hisB gene encoding imidazoleglycerol-phosphate dehydratase HisB, translating into MRRASVQRQTKETRIEVELDLESGTATSITVPNGFLGHMLEALATHSGIGLRLAALGDTSVDLHHTVEDTGLVLGEALAGALGERRGVVRFAHAYAPLDEALARAVIDLSGRGYFVWTLPPELEQAWVTREFPLTLVADFFQALADRGRLTLHLTVVAGRNPHHVAEACFKAVAVALRQAVALREGAGSTAEIPSTKGTLAR
- a CDS encoding histidinol-phosphate aminotransferase family protein, whose product is MSRYVRPEVQALGAYTLDLSPCRFKLDQNEVPWELPRRIKEEVARRLLDREWARYPDFHAARLRERLAAAHDWMPEGVLAGNGSNELLAATMAAVGGPGREILGLAPSFGLYPVFALQSGARYRAIGPRADLALPTDELELEIDRDPRRTVLVASPNNPTGEAIPPATIARWAAKLADADAPLLLDNAYGEFCRFDYRPLLARHPNLVIFRTFSKAWSLAGLRLGYLLGAPDLVSEIVKVKLPYNLGQAGAIAGELALDNAALVERRVRLLVARRAQWRALLAASQEEVFASEANFLLVRNSKERSLLVKGSLAERGIRVRDVSAGPGLEGCLRFSVGTGAALRATARALNGHFSFTGSLSLQEPR
- the hisD gene encoding histidinol dehydrogenase, with the translated sequence MKALRIVHSDRPAGLRLRRRIALRLATVLDTRVEKTARRIVAAIRKGGDAALLDAARAHDGCAAASTMADLRLAPLPGDGGWRNVTPAVQDAVELAIENVGHFHRAQLRAAGDGFSVECAGVTLAEVVQPLARVGLYVPGGRASYPSTAIMTAVPAQVAGVSEIVVATPARTYLAQPVLRYTLARLGVDEIWGVGGAHAVAALAYGTESVRRVDAIAGPGNAWVTAAKRQVAGVVAIDGLMGPSEVVIVAGEEADAEWIAADLLAQAEHDPRAAALLVTTSRRLAVRVASAVERQLPALATADTALAALRGYGGALLVADLAAAVALASEIAPEHLQLVGAEVEAAAPRFGSAGAVFVGARTPEVFGDYVAGPSHVLPTCGTARFASGLSVESFRRRTHRIEVHEPAAAERFAKAAAALAEAEGLPAHAAAAAARRGGA
- a CDS encoding ATP phosphoribosyltransferase, producing MIRLALPKGRNLETALAAFAAGGLDLSGLDSAAARDSRRLWHVFPELGLEVLLLKDRDLPLYVGRGVADCGIVGRDVLDEVDGDLLVPLELAGGRSRLSLIGRAGRALPGAGEQVRLATKYPRTAERFLERQPWSAEILELSGSIELAPLVGLADFILDIVQSGSTLRAHGLAEIEPVREIAPCFVVHRAAWQMRRAELTGLLGRLERAGVAA
- a CDS encoding ATP phosphoribosyltransferase regulatory subunit — translated: MKLRATLPAGVQALLFGSAARLRKLEAELSAELEARGFREAVLPMVDYFAPYEPLLAPAARAELYRFADRDGELLALRSDFTPMLARLLAPHLAALELPLKLFYRGDVVRCPERGAQSEVEQHQIGGELLGSEGEGPALEREAALACARLLALATGGRAHLVLGFAGVLDDLLVAAVGRERAPELARAVARRERGAARLGASSPTAGTASGGAAAAGAVAVQTAIGEILDQGSPRAGEALGVRGAAALARLEELRRELARLEPTVAVTIDLAEFADFSTLAIAAATGESGGRDFRSYYDGLVLRAYLPGRARPVASGGRYDALFRKLGAEVAAVGFSIRLDALTEPRIQEELS